In bacterium, a single genomic region encodes these proteins:
- a CDS encoding LUD domain-containing protein: MNNAREVILARVRAALEQPSHLPQAPEGVVARIEAAIRTLTPPDLRGLAAQFKRELEAVSGECYLLSSPQAAAEKLKELLGAAPAAELALDGDPLSRAAAERLETTARFDASTLATEERRSQLAAASAGLVTADFGIADTATCVLRHDAARSRWAAVLPETLYVLLPAERLVPHLQALTARPDAAAIRDMVMITGPSRTADIEKILILGAHGPKRLVVLIILNQTHFHQSNS; this comes from the coding sequence ATGAACAACGCACGTGAAGTCATCCTCGCCCGGGTGCGCGCCGCTCTGGAACAGCCCTCCCATCTCCCGCAGGCCCCTGAGGGGGTTGTGGCACGGATCGAGGCCGCGATACGGACGCTGACGCCGCCGGACCTCCGCGGGCTCGCTGCACAATTCAAACGCGAGCTCGAAGCGGTCTCCGGCGAGTGTTACCTGCTCTCAAGCCCGCAAGCCGCGGCGGAAAAACTGAAGGAGCTGCTCGGGGCTGCGCCGGCCGCGGAGTTGGCCCTCGACGGCGATCCGCTCAGCCGTGCCGCAGCCGAGAGGCTTGAAACGACGGCGCGCTTCGATGCCAGCACCCTGGCAACGGAGGAACGCCGCAGCCAGCTGGCCGCCGCCTCCGCCGGCCTGGTGACGGCCGATTTCGGCATTGCGGACACGGCCACCTGCGTGCTCCGCCATGACGCGGCGCGTTCGCGCTGGGCCGCGGTGCTTCCGGAGACCCTCTATGTGCTGCTGCCGGCTGAGCGGCTGGTGCCGCATCTGCAGGCGCTGACGGCGAGGCCGGATGCGGCTGCAATCCGCGATATGGTGATGATCACCGGCCCCAGCCGCACCGCGGACATCGAAAAGATCCTGATCCTCGGCGCCCACGGCCCCAAACGCCTGGTCGTACTGATCATCCTGAACCAAACACACTTTCACCAGAGTAACTCATAA
- a CDS encoding LutB/LldF family L-lactate oxidation iron-sulfur protein, with amino-acid sequence MQTSPIHIKTYLHEALADGRLREAVDKATQTALKKRLDKVEQLPYWEDLRHQAHQIKKETLEHLDHYLERFESRCQENGIVVHWARDAEEARSLILELMRDKGVKTVVKSKSLTTEELHLNHFLAENGVESLETDLGEYIVQLLDQIPSHLTAPALHLTRVDVGRIFHEKLGVPYTEDPDALLQIARARLREKFLSADMGISGVNFAMAEEGSFCIVENEANGFLTLGMPRLHLAVMGIEKLLPDLAALPPFLKLLPASATGQKMTSYLHLVGGPRRQATGEGPEEVHLLLLDNGRSKILADGQLRETLCCIRCGACLNVCPIYQQVGGHAYGWVYMGPIGITLIPQYLGEVEGRYAPYVSSLCGACFEICPVRINIPHHLLKLRNRVVETGNTGAMERAVFRGFGWLASHPRLYRFATWFPGKLQQLLPGERAFVVPGYGRARALGRFDSRGFRKRYKAWLKRRSNPATAGKEVRS; translated from the coding sequence ATGCAAACCTCCCCTATCCACATTAAAACCTATCTCCACGAAGCCCTGGCGGACGGCCGTCTGCGCGAGGCGGTGGACAAGGCGACCCAGACCGCCCTTAAAAAGCGCCTCGACAAGGTCGAGCAGCTCCCCTACTGGGAGGATCTCCGTCATCAGGCCCACCAGATCAAGAAGGAGACGCTCGAGCACCTCGACCATTACCTCGAGCGCTTCGAATCCCGGTGCCAGGAGAACGGCATCGTCGTCCATTGGGCGCGCGACGCCGAGGAAGCGCGCAGCCTTATCCTCGAGCTGATGCGCGACAAGGGCGTCAAGACTGTGGTCAAGTCCAAATCCCTGACCACCGAGGAACTCCATCTCAATCATTTTCTCGCCGAAAACGGTGTGGAATCGCTCGAGACCGACCTCGGCGAATACATCGTTCAGCTCCTGGATCAGATTCCCTCGCACCTGACCGCGCCGGCCCTCCATCTCACCCGTGTCGATGTCGGCCGGATCTTCCATGAGAAGCTCGGGGTTCCCTACACCGAAGATCCCGACGCGCTGCTGCAGATCGCCCGCGCGCGCCTGCGCGAGAAATTTCTCTCCGCCGACATGGGCATCTCGGGCGTCAACTTCGCCATGGCCGAAGAGGGGAGCTTTTGCATCGTCGAAAACGAAGCCAACGGCTTTCTGACCCTGGGGATGCCGCGCCTCCATCTGGCGGTGATGGGCATCGAAAAACTCCTCCCTGATCTGGCCGCGCTTCCCCCCTTTCTCAAGCTCCTGCCGGCGAGTGCCACCGGACAAAAAATGACGAGCTACCTCCACCTCGTTGGCGGGCCGCGGCGGCAAGCGACCGGCGAAGGACCTGAGGAGGTTCACCTGCTCCTCCTAGACAACGGCCGCTCCAAGATCCTCGCCGACGGTCAGCTGCGCGAGACCCTCTGCTGCATCCGCTGCGGAGCCTGCCTCAACGTCTGCCCGATCTACCAGCAGGTGGGCGGCCACGCCTACGGCTGGGTCTACATGGGGCCGATCGGCATCACCCTGATCCCGCAGTATCTCGGCGAGGTGGAGGGGCGTTATGCTCCCTACGTTTCGAGCCTCTGCGGCGCGTGCTTCGAGATCTGTCCGGTGCGGATCAACATCCCGCATCACCTTCTCAAGCTGCGCAACCGGGTGGTGGAAACCGGCAACACCGGTGCCATGGAACGCGCTGTCTTCCGCGGCTTCGGCTGGCTCGCGAGCCATCCACGCCTCTACCGTTTTGCCACCTGGTTTCCGGGCAAGCTGCAGCAGCTGTTGCCCGGCGAGCGCGCCTTCGTGGTCCCCGGCTACGGCAGGGCGCGCGCCCTCGGCCGCTTCGACAGCCGGGGATTCCGCAAGCGCTACAAGGCCTGGCTCAAGCGCCGCTCGAATCCCGCAACCGCGGGAAAGGAGGTTCGGTCATGA
- a CDS encoding (Fe-S)-binding protein: MNVALFIPCLSEHLYAESALSMVKVLDHFGITIDYVEDQTCCGQPAFNSGYRKEIVPVAERLIRLFEGHEYIIAPSGSCTAMVRVFYKELGIDPALKPALESLGTRIFEFSEFLVDVAKVATVDGSFPHRVTYHDSCHLLRELGVREQPRRLIRAISDITFVEMEKPDTCCGFGGTFSYKMAEVSLAMVERKCRYIEASGADYVIGADSSCLMNIDGWLRKHNMHARGLHIADLLARSLSLE, from the coding sequence ATGAATGTCGCCCTTTTCATACCCTGTCTTTCCGAACACCTCTATGCCGAGTCGGCCCTATCGATGGTCAAGGTGCTCGACCATTTCGGCATCACCATCGATTATGTCGAGGATCAGACTTGCTGCGGCCAGCCGGCCTTCAACTCCGGTTACCGCAAGGAGATCGTCCCGGTCGCTGAGCGCCTGATCCGCCTCTTCGAGGGGCATGAATATATCATCGCCCCCTCCGGCTCCTGCACAGCCATGGTGCGGGTCTTTTACAAGGAGCTGGGAATCGATCCCGCTCTCAAACCGGCTCTCGAGAGTCTGGGCACGCGCATCTTCGAATTCAGCGAGTTTCTCGTCGATGTCGCCAAGGTGGCCACGGTCGACGGCTCCTTTCCGCACCGGGTCACTTATCATGACTCCTGCCACCTCCTGCGCGAGCTCGGCGTGCGCGAGCAGCCGCGCCGCCTCATCCGTGCCATCAGCGATATCACCTTCGTCGAGATGGAAAAACCCGACACCTGCTGCGGCTTCGGCGGCACCTTTTCCTACAAGATGGCGGAGGTCTCGCTCGCCATGGTGGAGCGCAAATGCCGCTACATCGAAGCCAGCGGCGCCGACTACGTCATCGGCGCGGACTCGAGCTGCCTGATGAACATCGACGGCTGGCTGCGCAAGCACAACATGCACGCACGCGGATTGCATATCGCCGATCTGCTGGCCCGGAGCCTTTCACTGGAGTGA
- a CDS encoding isocitrate/isopropylmalate family dehydrogenase → MQNEVIDRAKEHFAKIITDQLARVERMKAGEQPLNFTTLKPIIIGFCWGDGIGPIISQETQRVLEYLLKEEMAGGKVDFRAIEGLTIENRVRHLKAIPDDVLAELKACHVILKAPTTTPEKGGPYPNIESANVAMRRELDLFANVRPVKVPKDNIDWIFFRENTEGAYILGSKGIQVTPDLAIDFTATTLQGSERIIRMAFDYAARNGINKVTVVTKANVIKTTDGLFLETAERIAKEYPAVKWDAWYIDIMTAKLIDPKRRSQFRVVVLPNLYGDIITDEAAEFQGGVGTAGSANIGTRYAMFEAIHGSAPRMISEGRGAYADPSSLIRAAAMMLRHIGLGAKADQLEMALDICGQFEKEVVITGREDGATGREFCDYLLETMRDPYLAKRWQALAG, encoded by the coding sequence ATGCAGAACGAGGTAATCGATCGCGCCAAAGAGCACTTTGCCAAAATCATCACCGATCAGCTCGCCCGTGTGGAGCGCATGAAAGCAGGAGAGCAACCGCTCAATTTCACCACCCTGAAGCCTATCATCATCGGCTTCTGCTGGGGCGACGGGATCGGTCCGATCATCTCGCAGGAGACCCAGCGGGTGCTGGAATACCTGCTGAAAGAGGAGATGGCCGGCGGCAAGGTGGACTTTCGCGCGATCGAGGGTCTCACCATCGAAAACCGGGTCCGGCATCTCAAGGCGATTCCGGATGATGTGCTGGCTGAACTGAAAGCCTGCCATGTCATCCTCAAGGCCCCGACCACCACCCCCGAAAAGGGCGGGCCCTATCCCAATATCGAGAGCGCCAATGTAGCCATGCGCCGCGAACTCGACCTCTTTGCCAACGTCCGCCCGGTCAAGGTGCCGAAGGATAACATCGACTGGATCTTTTTCCGCGAGAATACGGAGGGGGCTTATATCCTCGGCAGCAAGGGCATTCAGGTCACGCCCGATCTCGCCATCGATTTCACCGCCACCACCCTGCAGGGCTCGGAACGCATCATCCGCATGGCCTTCGACTATGCGGCGAGGAATGGCATCAACAAGGTGACGGTGGTGACCAAAGCCAACGTCATCAAAACCACCGACGGCCTCTTCCTCGAAACCGCCGAGCGCATCGCCAAGGAATACCCCGCCGTCAAATGGGACGCGTGGTACATCGACATCATGACCGCCAAGCTGATCGATCCCAAACGCCGCAGCCAGTTCCGCGTGGTGGTGCTCCCCAACCTCTACGGCGATATCATCACCGATGAGGCCGCCGAATTCCAGGGCGGCGTTGGCACCGCCGGCAGCGCCAATATCGGCACGCGCTATGCCATGTTCGAAGCCATCCATGGCTCGGCGCCGCGCATGATCTCCGAGGGCCGCGGCGCCTACGCGGATCCCTCCAGCCTGATCCGCGCCGCCGCCATGATGCTGCGCCATATCGGCCTCGGCGCCAAGGCCGACCAACTCGAGATGGCGCTCGACATCTGCGGCCAGTTCGAGAAGGAGGTGGTGATCACAGGCCGTGAGGACGGCGCCACCGGCCGGGAATTCTGCGATTACCTGCTCGAGACCATGCGGGATCCCTACCTGGCCAAGCGCTGGCAGGCACTGGCGGGCTGA